One segment of Pseudomonas pohangensis DNA contains the following:
- a CDS encoding PIG-L deacetylase family protein has product MEGRKQQLLKRHRRHKRLALAAGLLVLLALAIWVAWWWLPVLLVLGWVAHEAWFADHLFYAPDQDYQYAFPDGTPTHAVQLQSGVVRVDGDVGTADTLILQVEICCSWLGRWLDPHVLIGDDRQDFERGVKGRRYLNLSGQLEALRSGRLTLNGRRCQIRSADVLYAIGNADYRQQRVMVIAPHADDAELAAFGLYSQAAEASIVTLTQGEIEAESYQALGLEQAAAARLKGRLRSWDSLAIPLWGGVPQQRCVQLGYYCLQLADMASSAERVCPSRESGEADIRLVRGQNPLRLPGDADGLPTWNNLRADLAALLEHFRPDVVVTPHPQLDPHSDHIAATRALLEAIEICSWQPQTLLLYANHLHDNDRWPMGPAGGGVALPPVLQALPADAMWSLCLSAQQQLDKAMALSMQHDLQGRQPWKKRLRRIVQYLLAGRRWPATGENEFFRKAVRRHELFWVRRLVE; this is encoded by the coding sequence ATGGAAGGACGCAAGCAGCAGCTGTTGAAGCGGCATCGCCGGCACAAGCGCCTCGCGCTGGCGGCTGGTCTGCTGGTGCTGCTGGCGCTGGCAATCTGGGTGGCGTGGTGGTGGCTGCCTGTGCTGCTGGTGCTGGGCTGGGTAGCGCATGAGGCCTGGTTTGCCGATCACCTGTTTTACGCGCCGGATCAGGATTATCAATATGCATTCCCCGATGGCACGCCCACCCATGCCGTGCAATTGCAGTCAGGCGTTGTGCGGGTTGATGGTGACGTGGGCACTGCAGACACGCTGATTCTGCAGGTAGAAATCTGCTGTAGCTGGTTAGGCCGCTGGCTGGACCCCCATGTATTGATTGGCGATGACCGGCAGGATTTCGAGCGTGGCGTGAAGGGCCGGCGATATCTGAATCTGTCGGGGCAGCTTGAGGCGCTCAGAAGCGGCAGGCTGACCCTGAACGGTCGCCGCTGCCAAATCCGCTCCGCTGACGTGCTCTACGCCATCGGGAACGCGGATTACCGTCAGCAGCGGGTGATGGTGATCGCACCGCATGCTGATGATGCCGAGCTGGCGGCATTTGGCCTCTACAGCCAGGCCGCAGAGGCAAGCATCGTTACCCTGACTCAGGGCGAAATCGAAGCAGAAAGTTATCAGGCATTGGGTCTTGAGCAGGCGGCGGCGGCCCGACTCAAGGGGCGTCTGCGCAGCTGGGACAGTCTGGCTATCCCGCTCTGGGGCGGCGTGCCGCAACAGCGTTGCGTGCAGCTGGGTTATTACTGCCTGCAATTGGCGGACATGGCGTCCTCTGCCGAACGGGTCTGTCCATCGCGTGAGTCCGGCGAAGCGGATATCCGGCTGGTGCGTGGCCAGAATCCACTGCGCCTGCCTGGCGATGCCGATGGCCTGCCGACCTGGAACAATCTGCGCGCGGATCTGGCGGCGCTGCTCGAACATTTCCGCCCGGATGTAGTGGTCACGCCACATCCGCAGCTTGATCCGCACAGCGACCATATAGCGGCCACCCGGGCGCTGCTGGAGGCCATCGAGATCTGCAGTTGGCAGCCGCAGACGTTGTTGCTGTACGCCAACCACCTGCACGATAACGACCGCTGGCCGATGGGCCCTGCTGGTGGCGGTGTCGCTCTGCCACCAGTCTTGCAGGCATTGCCGGCAGACGCCATGTGGAGCCTGTGCCTGAGCGCACAGCAGCAGCTGGACAAGGCTATGGCGCTGTCCATGCAGCATGATCTGCAGGGCCGGCAACCCTGGAAAAAACGCCTGAGGCGGATTGTGCAGTACCTGTTGGCCGGACGTCGCTGGCCGGCAACCGGCGAGAATGAGTTTTTCCGCAAGGCAGTGCGTCGCCATGAGCTGTTCTGGGTGCGGCGTCTGGTCGAATAA
- a CDS encoding GNAT family N-acetyltransferase — protein sequence MLDRLRWFREKGWVAIDAPAYSEVWQKFGGSVATHPQVVERLAALAGIPVRYLGWPENGELQAAIPVWGRYLALSKDVLKQQLKRGLFDLGNAEIILPIAEAAQIPLRHKARYISALHVQQISTLREQPEGLALAREPEQYSKKFRYNQRREQRLLEEAGGLIRPMLELTAAEQAAIYADLFQRRWGFPATGEAHLAEVFGLMREFMTGSVVYLADQPVAIQILYRVESPRWVSVEYINGGVDPQQRDFSPGSVLSFVNTQNAWAEARALGKVLRYSFGRADREYKDRWCNRAAAYQV from the coding sequence ATGCTTGATCGTCTGCGCTGGTTTCGTGAAAAGGGCTGGGTGGCGATAGACGCGCCCGCCTACAGCGAAGTCTGGCAAAAGTTTGGCGGCAGTGTGGCGACCCATCCGCAGGTAGTCGAGCGCCTGGCGGCGCTGGCCGGTATTCCGGTGCGTTATCTGGGCTGGCCGGAGAACGGCGAGTTGCAGGCGGCTATTCCGGTGTGGGGGCGGTATCTGGCGTTGTCCAAGGATGTACTCAAGCAACAGCTGAAACGTGGCCTGTTTGATCTGGGGAATGCCGAAATCATTCTGCCGATTGCCGAGGCGGCGCAGATTCCTTTGCGCCACAAGGCGCGTTATATATCGGCGTTGCATGTGCAGCAGATCAGCACCTTGCGCGAGCAGCCGGAAGGCTTGGCACTGGCCCGTGAGCCCGAGCAATACAGCAAGAAATTCCGTTACAACCAGCGCCGTGAACAGCGTTTGCTGGAAGAAGCGGGAGGGTTGATTCGCCCGATGCTTGAGCTGACTGCTGCCGAACAGGCCGCGATTTATGCTGACCTGTTCCAGCGCCGCTGGGGTTTTCCGGCAACAGGTGAGGCGCATCTGGCAGAAGTGTTCGGCTTGATGCGCGAGTTCATGACCGGCTCGGTGGTCTATCTGGCTGATCAGCCGGTGGCAATCCAGATCCTGTATCGCGTTGAATCACCCCGCTGGGTCAGCGTCGAGTACATCAACGGCGGGGTCGATCCGCAACAGCGCGATTTCAGTCCGGGCAGTGTGCTGAGCTTTGTGAATACGCAGAATGCCTGGGCTGAGGCGCGCGCGCTGGGCAAAGTGCTGCGTTATTCGTTTGGCCGTGCCGACCGCGAATACAAGGATCGCTGGTGCAATCGCGCGGCGGCCTATCAGGTCTGA
- the msbA gene encoding lipid A export permease/ATP-binding protein MsbA translates to MPKDNQQSDLKVYLRLLRYVWPYAGLFLISILGFLFFSSTQPMLGYILKYFVDGLSNPQASLFPHVPYLRDLQLLQAVPLMIVLIAAFQGIGSYLGNFFLARVSLGMVRDLRIALFDNLLTLPNRYFDQHNSGHLISRVTFNVTMVTGAATDAIKVVIREGMTVIFLFGTLLWMNWKLTLVMLGILPVIGLMVVSASRKFRKQSKKIQLAMGDVTHVASETIQGYRVVRSFGGEPYEQARFRQVTEDNANRQLRMIKTGAVYTPMLQLVIYVAMAVLMFLVLLMRGDATAGELVAYITMAGLLPKPIRQLSEVSSTVQKGLAAAESIFEQLDEHPEVDSGTVELPRITGRLEVRNLSFSYPDTDKPVLDDISFIAEPGQMVALVGRSGSGKSTLANLVPRFYHHEQGQILLDGVDVEEYTLRNLRRHIALVTQHVTLFNDTVANNIAYGDLAGAPLEDIQQASAAAYADEFIEKMPQSYKTLVGENGVLLSGGQRQRLAIARALLKNAPLLILDEATSALDTESERHIQAALDKVMQGRTTLVIAHRLSTIEKADLILVMDQGKIVERGTHAQLLALNGYYSRLHARQFEEDEAPAVETHD, encoded by the coding sequence ATGCCCAAGGATAACCAGCAATCCGACCTGAAGGTTTATCTGCGGTTGCTGCGCTACGTATGGCCTTATGCTGGCCTGTTTCTGATCAGTATCCTCGGGTTTCTGTTTTTCTCCTCTACCCAGCCGATGCTGGGATACATCCTCAAGTATTTTGTCGATGGATTGAGCAATCCCCAGGCCAGTCTGTTCCCGCATGTACCCTATCTGCGAGACCTGCAGCTGCTGCAGGCCGTGCCGCTGATGATCGTGCTGATTGCCGCCTTTCAGGGCATCGGCTCTTATCTTGGCAACTTTTTCCTGGCCAGGGTTTCCTTGGGTATGGTGCGCGATTTGCGCATTGCGCTTTTCGATAACCTGCTGACCCTGCCCAATCGCTATTTTGACCAGCACAACTCGGGGCATCTGATTTCGCGCGTTACCTTCAATGTGACCATGGTTACCGGCGCTGCTACCGATGCCATCAAGGTGGTTATCCGCGAAGGCATGACCGTAATTTTCCTGTTTGGCACATTGCTCTGGATGAACTGGAAGCTGACTTTGGTCATGCTGGGCATCCTGCCGGTGATCGGCTTGATGGTGGTCAGTGCCAGTCGCAAGTTCCGCAAGCAAAGCAAGAAGATCCAGCTGGCCATGGGCGATGTTACCCATGTGGCTTCGGAGACCATTCAGGGCTACAGGGTTGTGCGTAGCTTCGGCGGTGAACCTTATGAGCAGGCCCGCTTTCGTCAGGTTACCGAAGACAATGCAAACCGCCAGTTGCGCATGATCAAGACGGGTGCGGTGTATACCCCCATGCTGCAACTGGTGATTTATGTCGCCATGGCCGTGCTGATGTTTCTGGTGCTGTTGATGCGCGGAGATGCAACGGCTGGAGAGCTGGTTGCGTATATCACCATGGCGGGCCTGCTGCCCAAGCCGATTCGCCAGTTGTCCGAGGTAAGTTCGACCGTACAGAAAGGCCTTGCGGCTGCCGAGAGTATTTTCGAGCAACTGGATGAGCATCCGGAGGTTGATAGCGGGACGGTGGAGTTACCCAGAATCACCGGCCGTCTTGAGGTACGCAACCTGAGTTTCAGTTACCCGGATACGGACAAGCCGGTGCTGGACGATATTTCCTTTATCGCCGAGCCGGGGCAGATGGTGGCGCTGGTTGGTCGCTCGGGCAGTGGCAAGTCGACCCTGGCCAATCTGGTGCCGCGTTTCTATCACCATGAGCAGGGGCAGATTCTGCTCGATGGGGTTGATGTCGAGGAGTACACCTTGCGCAACCTGCGCCGGCATATAGCGCTGGTGACGCAGCACGTGACGCTGTTCAACGACACGGTGGCCAACAATATTGCCTACGGTGATCTGGCAGGCGCGCCGCTGGAAGACATCCAGCAGGCATCTGCCGCAGCCTATGCCGATGAGTTCATCGAGAAAATGCCGCAGTCCTACAAGACCCTGGTTGGCGAGAATGGCGTACTGCTTTCCGGTGGCCAGCGCCAGCGTCTGGCGATTGCCCGCGCGCTGCTGAAAAATGCACCGCTGCTGATTCTCGACGAGGCTACATCGGCCCTGGATACCGAATCAGAGCGGCACATCCAGGCCGCTCTGGACAAGGTGATGCAGGGCCGCACCACGCTGGTGATTGCGCACCGCCTGAGTACCATCGAGAAGGCCGATCTGATTCTGGTAATGGATCAGGGCAAGATCGTCGAGCGTGGCACTCACGCGCAATTGCTCGCACTTAATGGCTATTACTCACGCCTGCACGCACGTCAGTTTGAAGAAGACGAGGCACCGGCTGTCGAGACCCATGACTGA
- a CDS encoding acyltransferase family protein, with protein sequence MAVLGNFAGVRENNFNLLRCIAALMVIYAHSWGLSTQGEADDPLKIFLGGSVGMLAVNAFFIISGFLVMQSWGRQRSLLNFCRARVFRVIPGLFGVLLFTVLMAGFFWSTLDAEAFFRSGETWKYFYKNLLMIKTEYDLPGVFASNPYPDAVNGSLWTLRYEMKMYLALAVLGLLGYLGGKRLRLFVGVFVLWYLGNTLAGLWMLEAPVSDEMLRLSLCFFLGGLATCYGARLPLHGGLLLLLGALMLLSRGGLMYDLFAALFLSYAVFYIAYIPRGWILKYNRVGDYSYGLYLYAFPIQQVIFLKWPQLGPLWVFGLASLLTLVCAIISWHLLEKPLLDYCKRLNSAVTMRPVTAMAKG encoded by the coding sequence ATGGCTGTATTGGGCAACTTTGCCGGTGTTCGCGAGAATAACTTCAATCTGTTGCGCTGCATTGCCGCGCTGATGGTTATCTACGCGCACAGTTGGGGGCTGTCGACCCAGGGCGAAGCGGATGATCCACTGAAGATCTTTCTCGGGGGAAGCGTTGGCATGCTGGCGGTCAATGCCTTTTTCATCATCAGTGGCTTTCTGGTGATGCAGAGCTGGGGGCGCCAGCGTTCACTGCTGAACTTTTGCCGGGCAAGGGTCTTTCGCGTGATTCCGGGGCTTTTCGGGGTATTGCTATTCACTGTGTTAATGGCTGGTTTTTTCTGGAGCACGCTGGATGCGGAAGCGTTCTTTCGCAGCGGTGAAACCTGGAAATATTTTTACAAGAACCTGCTGATGATAAAGACCGAATATGACCTGCCGGGTGTGTTTGCCAGCAACCCGTATCCGGATGCGGTCAATGGCTCTCTGTGGACGTTGCGTTATGAGATGAAAATGTACCTGGCGCTTGCCGTGCTCGGATTGCTTGGCTATCTGGGCGGGAAACGGTTGCGTTTGTTTGTCGGTGTATTTGTGCTCTGGTATCTCGGCAACACCCTGGCCGGTCTCTGGATGCTGGAGGCTCCGGTATCCGACGAGATGCTCAGATTGTCGTTGTGTTTTTTCCTTGGAGGTCTGGCGACCTGTTACGGGGCGAGATTGCCACTGCATGGTGGCCTGCTGCTGTTGTTGGGCGCGCTGATGCTGCTGTCTCGCGGCGGCCTGATGTATGACTTGTTCGCGGCGCTGTTTCTCAGCTATGCGGTTTTTTATATTGCGTACATTCCGCGCGGCTGGATCTTGAAGTACAACCGGGTTGGTGATTACTCCTATGGTCTTTACCTCTATGCCTTCCCCATCCAGCAGGTGATATTTCTGAAATGGCCGCAACTCGGGCCGCTATGGGTATTCGGCCTGGCATCGTTGCTGACGCTTGTATGCGCCATCATCTCCTGGCATCTGCTCGAGAAGCCATTGCTGGATTATTGCAAGCGGCTCAACAGTGCGGTCACCATGCGTCCAGTTACTGCGATGGCAAAGGGTTGA
- a CDS encoding sulfotransferase domain-containing protein → MKRFVRSLRKRKARLVRHVEKAFYPPMRPAGVVLGTQKGGTTALFHYLSQHPDVVPSLQKEIHFFNCDAHYEKGTDYYHSFFEAATPSRASRITLDITPGYLMAGDLVAERLARYNPDLKLLALLREPVSRAFSAWQMFRKMRSINPQWFDQWVHGYRLVGFENMQIRPVFGESFLDDVRFEIDVMDRGGVVDLPLIKHGLYFSCLLSYLQKFPFSQVQVISSEEFRRDTRNSLHAIEAHFGISRHAWQSEQIRPHFEGGYSEPIPADAKQLLADYYRPFNQQLFSLLGREFDWS, encoded by the coding sequence TTGAAACGTTTCGTTCGCTCGCTGAGGAAAAGGAAAGCACGTCTGGTACGCCACGTTGAAAAAGCCTTCTATCCGCCAATGCGGCCTGCTGGTGTTGTGCTGGGGACACAGAAAGGTGGTACTACCGCGCTGTTCCATTATCTATCACAGCACCCAGATGTAGTGCCGAGCCTGCAGAAGGAAATCCACTTTTTCAATTGTGATGCGCATTACGAGAAAGGTACTGATTACTATCACTCGTTCTTTGAGGCGGCAACACCCTCCAGGGCGTCACGAATCACCCTGGACATCACGCCTGGTTATCTGATGGCTGGCGATCTAGTGGCTGAACGCCTTGCTCGCTACAATCCGGACCTGAAATTGTTGGCATTGTTGCGCGAGCCTGTTTCCAGAGCATTTTCTGCTTGGCAGATGTTTCGCAAAATGCGCAGCATAAATCCGCAATGGTTTGATCAGTGGGTACATGGCTATCGGCTGGTCGGCTTTGAAAATATGCAGATCCGTCCGGTATTTGGCGAGTCATTTTTAGACGATGTGCGCTTTGAAATTGATGTGATGGATCGTGGTGGGGTTGTCGACCTTCCACTGATAAAGCATGGTTTGTACTTTTCCTGTTTACTAAGTTATCTGCAGAAGTTCCCCTTCAGTCAGGTTCAGGTAATTTCCAGTGAAGAGTTCAGGCGAGATACGCGTAACAGCCTGCACGCGATCGAGGCACACTTTGGCATCAGCCGGCATGCCTGGCAGAGCGAGCAGATCAGACCGCATTTCGAGGGAGGCTACAGTGAGCCGATCCCGGCGGATGCAAAGCAGCTGCTTGCAGATTATTACCGACCATTCAACCAGCAGCTGTTTTCACTGCTTGGCCGTGAATTTGACTGGAGTTGA
- a CDS encoding sulfotransferase, translating into MFGFGKSDEKVFCIGFNKTGTTSLEQVFQELGWKVGKQKHAELQLENWSRREYRPLFKYCRTARFFQDIPFSLPFTYQALDVQFPGSKFILTVRDNGDQWFDSLERFHRKMFGFSAHPDEAELAEIKYHYKGWLLQYLTFVFGPVTQGAYDRQRYIRIYQEHISAVQEYFRFRQDDLLVLNLTQPGAYGKLMDFLGLPGRQGDFPWLNRSD; encoded by the coding sequence ATGTTCGGGTTTGGCAAGAGCGACGAGAAGGTGTTCTGTATCGGCTTCAACAAGACTGGAACGACCTCCCTGGAGCAGGTATTTCAGGAGCTGGGCTGGAAGGTTGGCAAGCAGAAGCATGCAGAGTTGCAGCTGGAAAACTGGTCCCGCAGAGAGTATCGGCCACTGTTCAAATACTGTCGCACCGCGCGGTTTTTTCAGGATATTCCGTTCAGCCTGCCTTTCACCTATCAGGCGCTGGATGTGCAGTTCCCGGGCAGCAAGTTCATTCTGACTGTGCGGGATAATGGCGATCAATGGTTCGATAGTCTTGAGCGCTTTCATCGCAAGATGTTCGGCTTTTCCGCGCACCCAGACGAAGCAGAACTGGCCGAGATCAAATACCATTACAAAGGCTGGTTATTGCAGTACCTGACCTTCGTGTTCGGACCGGTTACGCAGGGTGCTTATGATCGACAGCGCTACATAAGAATTTATCAGGAGCACATTAGTGCAGTGCAGGAGTATTTTCGGTTTCGCCAGGATGATCTGCTGGTGCTGAACCTCACGCAGCCGGGAGCCTATGGCAAATTGATGGACTTCCTTGGCTTGCCCGGTCGGCAGGGCGATTTCCCATGGCTGAACAGGAGCGATTGA
- a CDS encoding NeuD/PglB/VioB family sugar acetyltransferase produces the protein MVGSGGHARVLADILHLSNGLRLVGVIDDFEMAGTPALGVEILGTCEDLPRIMRQLECCRVVLAVGHNARRLDLAARIESLCNDVVWQSLLHPAAVLAGDAVVGEGAVIMAGAIVNAGAQIGRHCLINTSAIVEHDCKLGDGSSVGPGGVLGGNVRLGVGAIVALGAGVINALELGEHALLGAGATAVRDLPAYAVALGVPARTTRFRDAGEEYL, from the coding sequence ATGGTTGGATCCGGAGGTCATGCCCGGGTACTGGCGGATATTCTCCATCTAAGCAACGGGTTGCGTCTGGTGGGAGTAATTGATGATTTCGAGATGGCTGGCACGCCAGCCCTGGGCGTAGAAATACTTGGTACCTGTGAAGATCTGCCGCGCATCATGCGCCAGCTGGAGTGTTGCAGGGTGGTGCTGGCGGTCGGTCACAACGCACGCAGACTGGATCTGGCAGCACGTATCGAGTCGCTGTGTAACGATGTCGTTTGGCAGAGTCTGTTACATCCTGCAGCCGTTCTGGCTGGTGATGCAGTCGTGGGCGAAGGCGCAGTCATTATGGCGGGTGCGATTGTCAATGCAGGGGCGCAGATCGGACGGCACTGCCTCATCAATACTTCGGCGATAGTCGAGCATGACTGCAAATTGGGCGATGGAAGTAGTGTCGGGCCGGGAGGTGTGCTTGGCGGCAATGTAAGGCTGGGAGTTGGTGCCATTGTTGCGCTGGGTGCAGGCGTCATCAATGCGCTGGAGTTGGGGGAGCATGCTCTACTGGGCGCTGGCGCAACAGCTGTCCGGGATTTGCCAGCCTATGCGGTGGCATTAGGTGTCCCGGCACGAACAACAAGATTTCGCGATGCTGGCGAAGAATACCTATGA
- a CDS encoding glycosyltransferase family 2 protein codes for MFFLSNKHRVERLKGRLQTRFENELDAIRCRIDMPDNILDDYLRDRKSPDFQKVFSKDMPLISVCIATYNRGRLLTERTIPSILQQTYRNLELIVVGDCCEDDTEERVAAINDPRLHFVNLEERGRYPDDSTLRWMVAGSKPMNHALSLAKGDFITHLDDDDRFPLDRLEKLVAFAQQRKLEFVWHPFQYEVANDQWETNSATKFAAGQVTTSSVLYHNWLKRIEWDINAYRLKEPGDWNRFRKFKYLGVSHDRFPEPLLFHYKERNQALVTD; via the coding sequence GTGTTTTTCCTTTCCAACAAACACCGCGTCGAGCGACTCAAGGGGCGCTTGCAGACAAGGTTCGAAAACGAGCTGGATGCCATTCGATGCAGAATCGACATGCCTGACAATATTCTTGATGACTATCTGCGAGATCGTAAAAGCCCTGATTTCCAAAAGGTATTCAGCAAGGATATGCCACTGATCAGCGTATGCATTGCTACTTACAATCGAGGCCGCCTGCTCACCGAACGCACTATTCCCTCGATATTGCAGCAAACCTACAGAAATCTTGAGCTGATTGTGGTTGGCGACTGTTGTGAGGATGACACCGAAGAGCGGGTAGCTGCAATCAACGATCCTCGTCTGCACTTTGTCAATCTGGAAGAGCGTGGGCGCTATCCAGATGACAGCACTTTGCGCTGGATGGTCGCCGGTAGCAAACCGATGAATCACGCCCTGTCACTAGCCAAAGGTGACTTCATTACCCACCTTGATGACGATGACCGCTTCCCTCTCGATCGCCTGGAGAAGCTTGTGGCATTCGCTCAACAGCGGAAACTGGAATTCGTCTGGCACCCGTTTCAATACGAAGTCGCCAATGACCAATGGGAAACCAACTCGGCCACCAAGTTTGCAGCCGGTCAAGTTACGACTTCATCGGTGCTTTATCACAACTGGTTGAAGCGCATCGAATGGGACATCAACGCTTACCGCCTGAAGGAGCCAGGCGACTGGAACCGTTTCCGCAAGTTCAAGTACCTCGGCGTCAGTCATGACCGCTTTCCCGAGCCGCTGCTGTTCCACTACAAGGAAAGAAATCAGGCGCTAGTGACTGACTGA
- a CDS encoding DegT/DnrJ/EryC1/StrS family aminotransferase, which yields MAEKKLFVTQPNLPPLDEFIPYLEDIWQSRVLTNGGPMHQRLEQSLCEYLGVDHLALFNNGTIALLVALQALRITGEVITTPYSFVATAHSLLWRGIKPVFVDIDPLSMNLDPALIEAAITPHTTAIMPVHCYGNPCDVEQIQRIADTYNLRVIYDAAHAFGVRDAGGSVLRHGDLSVLSFHATKVFNTFEGGAIICPDAQTKQRIDQLKNFGITDEVSVVAPGINGKMNEISAAFGLLQLEYIEQSMAARRQIDTWYRVGLAGIPGIRCAQVFAGGKANYSYFPVLVDPQYSLKRDELYALLKSNEIYARRYFFPLISEFSMYQGMPSAHRGNLPHATQVSARVLCLPIYPDLTEADVERVVEVIRRAA from the coding sequence ATGGCAGAGAAAAAACTATTTGTAACCCAGCCAAATTTGCCCCCTCTGGATGAGTTCATCCCCTACCTTGAGGACATCTGGCAAAGCCGCGTTCTTACCAATGGCGGGCCGATGCATCAGCGACTGGAGCAGTCGCTTTGCGAGTACCTTGGGGTTGATCATCTGGCTTTGTTCAATAACGGCACAATTGCATTGCTGGTTGCGCTGCAGGCATTACGGATTACCGGCGAAGTAATCACCACACCCTATTCATTTGTGGCTACTGCCCATTCGTTGCTATGGCGTGGCATCAAGCCGGTCTTTGTAGATATTGATCCTCTAAGCATGAATCTGGATCCTGCGCTTATTGAGGCTGCAATCACGCCGCACACTACGGCCATAATGCCGGTACATTGCTACGGAAATCCTTGCGATGTGGAGCAAATCCAGCGGATTGCCGATACCTATAATTTGCGTGTTATCTACGATGCAGCACATGCTTTTGGTGTGCGCGATGCTGGCGGCAGCGTGCTGCGCCATGGTGATCTGAGTGTGCTTAGCTTCCACGCTACCAAGGTGTTCAATACCTTCGAGGGCGGAGCCATCATTTGTCCCGATGCACAGACCAAGCAACGTATTGATCAGCTGAAGAATTTCGGAATTACCGACGAGGTGTCCGTAGTAGCACCCGGCATCAACGGCAAGATGAATGAAATAAGCGCAGCATTCGGACTATTGCAACTGGAGTATATTGAGCAGTCCATGGCCGCCCGGCGCCAGATTGATACATGGTACAGAGTTGGGTTGGCGGGTATTCCAGGCATTCGTTGCGCACAGGTGTTCGCCGGGGGCAAGGCCAACTATTCCTACTTTCCTGTGCTGGTTGATCCGCAGTACTCGCTCAAGCGCGATGAGTTGTATGCGTTGCTCAAGAGCAATGAGATCTATGCGCGGCGTTATTTCTTTCCACTGATCAGTGAGTTTTCGATGTATCAGGGCATGCCCTCGGCGCATCGGGGTAACTTGCCTCATGCTACTCAGGTTTCAGCAAGAGTTCTCTGCTTGCCTATCTATCCTGACCTGACCGAGGCGGACGTGGAACGGGTCGTCGAGGTCATTCGGAGGGCTGCCTAG
- a CDS encoding phosphotransferase, translating to MQIIVKHDYLSLRQGARVLEADSHGDKVLLLPDGNYLKLFRRKRLLSSAALWPYAQRFADNTRALHARGIPCPKIIAVFRIPAINRDAVHYAPLPGQTLRELIKHDQATKNLRRRLAEFVARLHAQGVYFRSLHLGNVVLTPDNEFGLIDIADLKCQSHPLSRMQRIRNFQHMLRYDIDKQWLFSDPLNPEDFFGQYLSLSHSTMELADFVRKLDKKS from the coding sequence ATGCAAATTATTGTAAAACACGATTACCTGAGCCTGCGCCAGGGCGCCCGGGTGCTTGAAGCAGATAGTCATGGCGATAAAGTTCTACTACTGCCTGACGGAAACTACCTGAAGCTGTTCCGTCGAAAGCGCCTGCTTTCCTCAGCAGCACTCTGGCCTTATGCCCAGCGCTTTGCTGACAACACCCGGGCACTGCATGCCAGAGGCATACCCTGCCCGAAGATCATTGCTGTTTTTCGCATCCCGGCCATTAACCGGGATGCCGTGCATTACGCGCCACTCCCGGGCCAGACCTTGCGAGAGCTGATTAAGCATGATCAAGCAACCAAAAACTTGCGCAGGCGTCTGGCTGAGTTTGTCGCCAGATTACATGCGCAGGGCGTTTACTTTCGCTCACTGCATCTGGGCAATGTTGTCCTCACTCCCGACAATGAATTCGGCCTCATAGACATCGCAGACTTGAAATGCCAGAGCCACCCCCTAAGTAGAATGCAACGCATACGCAACTTCCAGCACATGCTGCGCTATGACATCGACAAACAATGGTTATTTTCAGACCCGTTGAACCCTGAAGATTTTTTTGGCCAGTATCTCTCACTGAGCCATTCAACCATGGAACTTGCGGACTTCGTCAGGAAGCTCGACAAAAAGAGTTAA